The genome window CAGTAGAACCCACCTGTCAATCTTCTTAATTGTCTTGTTTTTCCTCTGATTAAAATTGAAATGACTTGACAAAGGAATGCTTGCATCAGTAGGCTAATATCAAAATGTTGCTTTGAAATATTGATCCATAAACTTCATGCGGAATGTTATTATGGCAATTAGTCAATTATTACAACACTGTtactaatatatgccatttagcagacgcttttatccaaagcgacttacagtcatgtgtgcatacattaaacgtatgggtggtcccgggaatcgaacccactatcctggcgttacaagcaccatgctctaccaactgtgctaGGCTATATTACTACAATtagctcatcatcatcatcatcatatgaAATAAACTCACAACCAACTTTATTTTGCCTGACATAATGCTATCCTATGTCAAACCCAACATGGCAATGCTTTGGACTTGCATATTTTTGGAACATTCGGACTGAAGTTTCCTAATGTGAGAGCGCCATAATTTACGCATGCTTGAGGAGAAAATATATCCTGCCGATAATAGCCTTTTTGACCGTGCTTGTTAATACCTTGAAGGCTTGTGGTTGGCACTGGCTGTATTGGCAATTCTTTGGATTTTTGTGTACAATCGTCGAGGATATTTTTGAGACTACGATTGATTTGTTTCACCTTCACTAGGAAGTGTGTCATGTCCAGGAAGAGGAGGGACTCCAAAGAATACAAGCCGCTACAGTGACAGCTGCTACAAGGTTGCGCCGTgctatagcctagttatcatcaaGGCAAACATTCCAAAAGCACGCTATTGCGTGTCGATCTTATGCGACAAAAACTGCGCTGGTAATATTGTTTTAATTGCAATGCATCATTGCATTGGCGTGGCCTACCCTGCTACGTGAAGAAAGCCTAGCATAGGCTAACGATAAGCATATTGATATCAATGCACAGCCAGTGCCCGTGAACTTTGTCACATAATCCCTCCCTGGTGCAATGTCCACCTCTTTCTTGTTGAGAAACGGTAAGAGGGTGTTTTCGGTAATCGGCGGGGAGTGCAGAGGAACCGATGCACTTTCTAGAGTTCATTTCGTATCGCGCCGCTTCATTATAGATTTGTCATACTCCACGCACTTCATGGATTTTAAAGGTTCCTCGATACCGAGCTCCATGAAAAAGCTGGTCGTAACGAAGCTTAGCCAGAATTTCAGAGACGCCGTTGCCTTGCAAACTGTTCCAGTCCCGACACCTGGCGACGGGGACTTGCTTGTCAGAAATCGGTAAGTTTTGGTTAGAAATTGGATACAGAAGGTTCACATTTTCCGCGGGTGCGTAGCCTGTACCCTATGGATAGACTATTCCAATATTTGGCACATTTTGGAGCCAATATCTTTGCTAAAATATTTGGTATTGTTTTCAAGTTATGAAAGGGTCTCTTACCTCGGTTCGAATAGCCTTATCCTTCCCCATCGATATTAGTAGCTTACTTGCGACCATTTCAGGAGCGAGCAAAATACGTGAGAAATGTATCCAAGTTCCGCCCCTACATTTGTCTATCAATCcatctcgctctgtcctgtctccttACGTCACGAACCTGCAAACAGAAAGTCATTGGGGGGGATAGACTCGCACGAAtagatgaggagatggagaaacAGCTTTGCATGGCATTTGGGGCTGCGGCAGGATCATCATTTTCCGCTGCATAAAAACCAATGCGTAAGACTCAATATATGTCTGTCTGATTCAAAGCAAGATATTTTCAAACGTTGATTACATTAACAGGTTACTGTAACAGAGGAATGTAGGCTACTTAATCTAACCGGTTATTTACTACAATTTAAATCAAGGATATATTCAAATGCTGGTGTAGCCTATTAGAGCGTAGTTGATCAGTGAAATAAAGGCAGTGTCTTGCGTTATGGTTGAGACCAAGGACATACTAGCATAATCTAAAGATCAAATAGCTTTTAACAAATTGTCATATGTCGCCTAAAACTTTTTCACGGGTTTGTTTTGTGTGCGTAACCTAgagaataaataaaaatgtattgtctTGTATATCATTTATAATTTGAAAATGTGGAACATTGAATTGTAAGTACCATTTTCCATGGAGAAATAATATCTCTCTCATCTTGGGAAAATGAAAGAACTGTTGATGCAGTGGTGGGTTATGTGATTTGCCCTCTCCGCCTCCCGAAACTGTATGGCATCACAAATTGTTCTATATTTTAATGTAGGCCTATGCCCTTatactttctttcttttttaacaATTCTTTGTTTGTTGTCTGTAATGAATCTCCATCATATGAGTTGGCCTGGAAAATTACAACATTTAGCTATTCATCAGCTGTGGTCATGCTGCTAACCACGAGGCCTCAAGCACTTTCAACTGAAAAAAGAAGTTAAAGGGCCTAGTTATTCAGGCATCTTTCTTGATATGTCTTATTATTTATTTGTTAATAACTACATCAGAAAGGCCAATTCTCTGGTCTCAATGCAGAGCTTGGGAATTAGCAGAAATATCTGTGATGCCGCATTTAGGCCAATGTCGGCCTTGTATTGTATAAGGCCTGCTTGGTTAAATTCTCTGAGGTGGGAAGACAGTTGCACAACAGCCTACTGTAGTCAAAGGTCATTTAATTTCACATATATGGCCTTCTCTTATGCATTATTTAACCTGAATTTGCTTGACAAATTTTGAGCTTAAATTGAGTTATGCATTAATATCATGTTTCAGTGACCGAGATTATTGTGCATTCAAAGTTGCACATTTTTAAAATCAGGCATCTTTAAGAATATCAGCCCAGTTAATTTGAGTTTTGACCTGTGAACTTGCTCTTCTTTAATGCATGGTGTTTCAGTACTGTCGGTCCATTATGAGAGATTCAGGTTCAAATATTTATTGGTACGGAATAATTCAGAAGGGCTGCAAAAGCCATTTGGAAAGTATAGTCAAACCTAGATGTTTTCCTATATTTAATTGGAGCCATTTATTTGTAACTAAACCGGGCTGTTACGTTTAAGTGCTAAAAATGCAAATACGACATGCACAATGATGAGTCCCAACAAGGGTTCTTCTGGAGGATAGAcaattcgctctggataagagcgtctgctaatttatttatacatttcttTCACACaatgatttttttctctctctccatgtcatcAACTGAGATGAAAacagttgtatttattttttcatgTCGCGGCAAAGAAATATACCAGATTTAAAAGTGCAGTTTGTTCTTGTGTGTCTCTCAAGACAATGACTCGTGACATCATGCAATGTGTTTTGTGATACCAACCTCGTCCTGTCAGTGTAAGGTGGGTGTTTATTCCCAAGACAAATGGAATCATTGCCAAAACAAACCAATGTTTCCTTCCCGAACGATGTCGCAGATATTTCCTAGAGAATGGAAGTGAAATTGGAAGTGAAATCTTGACCTTCGCAGACATGACTGTAGGCATTCTGAAGTGCTCCTCTTATGTTATTATAACATGAGCTACTATCATATTATTATCAAAATTCCGACTATATTATCATGTTATTATCAGAATTCCGACGGAAGAACATCACTAAAGTATCCTATACCGACGTTAATTGATTTTAATTCTATGTAACAATTGTTACTCATTCTGAACTGTCATTCACGCATATTTATCCTTCTCTGTTCCATTCCATGCAGATTTGTTGGAATCAATGCCTCGGACATCAACTACTCAGCAGGCCGCTACGACCCTTCGGTGAAGCCACCGTTTGACGCCGGGTTCGAGGGCATTGGCGAGGTGGTCGGACTCGGCCTGAGTGCCAGCGCCCGCTACACCATTGGCGACACCGTGGCCTACTTTGCCGATGGGGCCTTTGCAGAGTACACGGTGATACCCATGATCAAGACCGTATCCGTACCCGCGGTGAAGCCAGAGTTCCTCACCCTGCTGTTAAGTGGTGCCACGGCCTATATCGCCATGAAGCGGCTTGGCGACCTGGTGAAAGGCGAGACGGTGCTGGTGACGGCCGCTGCCGGCGGCACAGGACAGTTTGCTGTGCAGTTCGCCAAACAGGCCGGCTGCCACGTTGTGGGCACCTGCTCCTCCAATGAGAAGGCTGGATTCTTAAAGACCATTGGCTGCGACAGGCCCATCAACTACACGTCCGAGGACCTGAGCGCCACGCTGCGCAAAGAGTACCCACAAGGCCTGGACGTAGTCTACGAGTCCATAGGCGGCAGAATCTTTGACATGGCGGTCAACAATCTGGCCAATAAGGGCAGGCTGATCGTGATCGGATTCATCTCAGGGTACCAAACGGCATCAGGGGTCCCAGCTGTTAAAGGAGGAACTCTGCCCATGAAGCTGCTCGAGAAGTCAGCTAGCGTGAGGGGGTTCTTCCTacctcacttcctgtctgactACAAGGAGGCGATGGGAAGCATGATGCAGATGTTTGCTAAAGGGAAGCTGGTGTGTGAAGTGGACTGTGGGGACATGGCCCCCGAGGGCCGTTTCATGGGACTGGAGTCCGTCTTTAGGGCTGTGGACTACATGTATGCTGGGAAAAACGTGGGAAAGGTGGTGGTTGAGATGACTCCACCCTCACTGGACAGCAAACTGTGATTTGCCTTAATGTGAATGCACTGGAATTctcaaacaaatcaaatgtatgtatgtacaatGAAAGGAACAATGAAAATACAGAATCTAATGTATGTACATTGAAATGAACAATGTAAGCATATATGTTGAAGGCAAATTACCAGAACTGTGACAATCTACAGTACACTGAGTTTAATATATTTTTGAACAGTTTATTTCACCTGAATATATTTAGATATTACTAAAATGTTGTTCTGTGAGAGAACAGTTCcttgtttaatgttttaatgaTTAGCTTTACTTTATTCAATAGAAAGTCCCAATAAATGGGGATAATACTTGTAGAGGGAAGATTGCTGGTGTAACAACATAGGTTATCTCAAGAAAATAATGCTGTACCCCTCTAGATCAAATGCCTCCCTCATTCTCGtgctctctcgcacacacacacacacacacacacactcacttgttTCTTCGCTCTGTGCTCAAGACTAGAGCTAACTAAAAATGTAATCATATTAACGTTTGTGTTGACAGTAACTAGACCCGTGTCTGCATTGACTGTCCACAGCTTACGCATGATTACTGTACTCCAGACAATGTACCAGCATATCAGCTGAACTTGTCCCTCTGTTTACACAGCCGAGGACAATATTGCATAATGATCACATTTAGTGTTACCAGTTTAAACCTCTGTCATTCTTTTGGAATATAGGCCTAAGCATGCCCAGAGCAATTGACCTGTTTAgtctcccccccacacacacgtacAGCATGCATAAACAGATGACTCATTCATATAATTAATAAATGATCTTAAATCAACAGAAAATATTGCACATTTCTCAATGTATTGTAGGTGTACAGTAAGTTTTAAAATGGCTCATTTTGAGGAGTAATAACACGTGTAATTAACACTATCTAGATTACATTATTTATCTTACATTCTTGATTTTAGAATCACATTTTGCTGTGTTTTGTTTTAGTAAGATCTGTTAATACTTGTCAGAACTGAATGCCGCATCAGGTGTGCTTGGTATTTTATAGCATGTTTGTGGCTGATCGAAACAGCGTTCATATAATCCATCTTTCCATTCACATGCCCCAAGCTGACCATAATAAAACATAGTCCAGCTAACCAGATCTTGGGGTTGAAAATACCATTCGTTTTTCCCACAAGAAGCAGAAACCCACTTATATTGTATTGTGGAAGGCCTACGTTATTCTTTCTTGTTTGTTACCGTGATAATAAGGTTCCACTTGATGTTTTGGATTCTCTTTAAGCCAATTCACTCATTTCATTTTTTGGGTAATTTCAATATTGAACCCTTTTAAGCTAAATATCATGTTGTCGCCTATATTAGAGGTGAGGGTAATTGGGAGACTAGGTGGGATACAATCGTCATAGAGAAATGCCTTATCTTACATTTTCTATATTAACTATTTACAAGTTAATGTGGGGGTGTTATTCTGTggccttttttttttttagaggtgAGAAAAGGTAATTAAAACATCTCTAATACGTTATGTATCAAACCCTAggaacacaaaaacaaacaccTGTTTCCACCTGGGAGGGACGTCTGTGTGTTCATGCACTGTGAACATGAATATCCTCCTCCAGGTGGCCACTCAAAAAAGATCTCGGTGTGAAATACGTTACAGGTGTGACCCCAGCATGCAAAGCCTCTACCTTCGCCAGGCAGGCAGCTCAGGAAATCAGAAACATACCCACCAGCCTGAAGCCATTTGAACCTGCACCAGtgtgtgtctcacacacacacacacacacacacacacacacacacacacacacacacacacacacacacacacacacacacacacacacacacacacacacacacacacacacacacacacacacacacacacacccacccatatGTGTTCCAAGAGAGAAGTGGTCTGTGTAATGCATACAGTGTATTTTTGTAGATTGGTTCTTACGATctttagtaaaaaaataaaaattaaggtCCTCTTTGATTTCTACCCCTGTGTTAAATATATAAATGAAACGATCAATCTCTGCACCCATCATTGTAAGTGTTTGATAACAGTGCCACTGTACAAGCATACATGACTATGAGCAACCTGAAAGCTATTGTTAAGGCAGATGCTCTTACCGCTCGTAAAACGTATGGTTCGTCATTGTAATGCAAGAGCATGCTCTCACACGCTAGTCACACAAAGGTGAGAGAGGTGATACAAATGTTCGCTTGAATTTACCGTGCTCGAGTACTATTGCGTGCACACTCTGGATAGAGGTACGGACTGTCAATGTGTATCTGTCTTCAATTACCAACCGAGGCCTCACTCTGGTCCTCCGGGGCCCACCTGTAGCAGCCATGATTAGTGCGCATTCACAGTCCAATTAAAAGCACAGGACAACCTGGAGAAAACAACACACTCTCTTTAATTGGCTTGTAGCTGTTAGCAGGCTCTTAACAAACCATATAGACACATACCTGTTGTAGTCACCTTCTGAGGTACATGACAAATGTTGGTGGGGTGACAAACATGTTTTGGAAAAAGTGTCGCGTTTCTCAACGTAGTTTGAGAATATTagttattgttttttttattgcTTAGACTACAGTTATGTTTTTTTtgagatacagtatattacatcCACCTTATACCTGAGTATAGCCCTTAATTAAACCCTAAAAGTAAGATATAAAATATTATAAACGTGAAACAACCACAACAAATATGAGAGAAAAGTTCACATCTAAAATAAGTGTCCAAAAGTGCATGTCATGAATAGTTGTGATACTTGGTTTGCCAGAGATCTGTGCTTTGTGCATTTCAGATACACGCTCAAAATGGGATCTGTGACCTTTTTACAGCTTTGCTTTCAATTCAATTGAACCATATAATTGTTGATTAAATGAATAAATTGAAAATACTGTCAACAGTTTAGTGAAATGCCAGTGTTGTAATACATCAAATCAATTTGATCAGCTGGGTACTCTATATATTCAATCAACCTCAGTGTTACTTTAGGCTCTGCCATCCATGCTCCTATACTGGCACAACTAACATAGACATCATTTGGATGGTGTGGTCTGGTATAACCTGATGCCTTAGTGACTGACTCTGTCATGGCTCAGGTCCACTCTCAGTTACTAAGAGTCACTCAGACCCCTCAACCACCATCACTCCTCCCCCTGTTACAAAACCTCACTGAACTAATTAGTCGATGCACACCCAAACACTAAGTTAAGGTAAAAACAGGTGACTTTCCGATATGTAATATGTTACTTTTACTCATGTTGTATTGCATAGaaataaacgtccctttttcaggaacctgtctttcaaagataatttgtaaaaatccaaataacttcacagatcttcattgtaaaggttttaaacactgtttcccatgcttgttcaatgaaccattaacaattaatgaacatgcacctgtggaacggtcggtaagacagacggtaggcaattaaggtcacagttatgaaaacttaggacactaaagaggcctttctaccgactctgaaaaacaccaaaagaaagatgtccagggtccctgctcatctatgtgaacgtgccttaggcatgctgcaaggaggcatgaggactgcagggcaataaattgtcatgtccgtacagtgagacacctaagacagcgctacagggagacaggacagatagctgaccgtcctcgcagtggcagaccacgtgtaacaacacctgcacagcatcggtacatccgaacgttacacctgtgggacagatacaggatggcaacaacaactgcccaagttacaccaggaatgcacaatacctctatcagtgctcagactgtctgcaataagctgagagaggctggactgaggtcttgtaggcctgttgtgatatctggtgaggatctgccttacgtcgcctatgggcacaaacccaccgtcactggaccagacaggactggccaaaagtgctcttcactgacaagtcgcggttgtctcaccaggggtgatggtcggttgtctcaccaggggtgatggtcggattcgcgtttatcgtcgaaggaatgagcattacactgaggcctgtactctggagcaggatcgatttggaggtggagggtccgtcatggcctggggcagtgtgtcacagcatcatcggactgagcttgttgtcattgcaggcaatctcaacgctgtggttacagggaagacatcctcctccctcatgtggtacccttcctgcaggctcatcctgacatgaccctccagcatgacaatgccaccagccatactgctcgttctgtgcatgatttcctgcagggcaggaatgtcagtgttctgccatggccagcgaaaagcccggatctcaatcccattgagcacgcctgggacctgttagatcggggggtgagggctagggccattccccccagaaatatccgggaactcacagcaataactggcaactctggtgcagtccatgaggaagagatctacattaagtactgcattacttaatgcagctggtggccacaccagatactgactgctacttttgattttaaccccccctttgttcagggacacattattacatttctcaAGGTTTCTCTAGCGAACATTTTCCATACTACTGTCATTATTTTGCACTTCTCACATTTTGTATGGTTCACTTTTACCCCATAGgggaaccatttttggttccaggtagaactattttgtgTTCCATGAAGAGCCCTCTAggaaagggttttacatggaacccaatacggttcttcaaaaggttctccTATTGGGACTGCCAAAGaatccttttaggttctagatagtacCTTGTTTCCGAAGAGTGTAggctagcagtgtgtgtgtgtgtgcatacgtcagtactgctgtctgtctgtctgtctgtctgtctgtctgtctgtctgtctgtctgtctgtctgtctgtctgtctgtctgtctgtctgtctgtctgtctgtctgtctgtctgtctgtctgtctgtctgtctgtctgtctgtctgtctgtctgtctgtctgtctgtctgtctgcctctgtctgtctgtctgtctgtctgtctgtctgcctgcctgcctgcctgcctgcctgcctgcctgcctgcctgcctgcctgcctgcctgcctgcctgcctgtctgtctgtctgtctgtctgtctgtctgtctgtctgtctgtctgtctgtctgggtcacaATGACTCAGTGGGACATAAATTAAGAATATGCGGCCCGCCACTCAAGTCTCACTAAGGAGGAGGAATAACTTTCTTAATCAGGTTCCCCTGATTAATTGTAATAAAGGTGTCATCAATAAATGTGTCCTCCTGATTGAGTAATTTGAGGCTGAAGACAGTAAGCACATCCCTGGTGATTGGGGTTTTACAGTGGGGGGATGTAACTGGGAGACACGGCGACGACACAAATAGCTCCTCGGTGCGCTGGCAGTCACCCTCCCTCCAGGACAGCCTTCGCACAGCTGACGGTCATGAAATACAATTATCAGTGTGATCTGCTTAAGAATTCATCAGCGGCTCCACTGCCCAGTGAAGACATTCACAgagttggagagaaagagagagagagagagcgagagagaggaggggaggcgaGGTTGCCAAAAGGAAAGGGAGGCCTGACTGATTAAATGAGGTTTCATTTTGTACAGGCCGAATGTTCCTGTGATGGTATACTATAAATGAATGTATTGATTCCTCCAGCATGTTATTTCACGTTCCTGTGATGGTGTACTATAAATGAATGTATTGATTCCTCCCGCATGTTATTTCACGTTCCTGTGATGGTATACTATAAATGAATGTATTGATTCCTCCCGCATGTTATTTCACGTTCCTGTGATGGTATACTATAAATGAATGTATTGATTCCTCCCGCATGTTATTTCACGTTCCTGTGATGGTATACTATAAATGAATGTATTGATTCCTCCCGCATGTTATTTCACGTTCCTGTGATGGTATACTATAAATGAATGTATTGATTCCTCCCGCATGTTATTTCACGTTCCTGTGATGGTATACTATAAATGAATGTATTGATTCCTCCCGCATGTTATTTCATGGTATACTATAAATGTTCCTGTGATGGTATACTATAAATGAATGTATTGATTCCTCCCGCATGTTATTTCACGTTCCTGTGATGGTATACTATAAATGAATGTATTGATTCCTCCCGCATGTTATTTCACGTTCCTGTGATGGTATACTATAAATGAATGTATTGATTCCTCCCGCATGTTATTTCACGTTCCTGTGATGGTATACTATAAATGAATGTATTGATTCCTCCTGTTATTTCCCTGTGATGGTATACTATAAATGTTTCCTCCCGCATGTTATTTCACGTTCCTGTGATGGTATACTATAAATGAATGTATTGATTCCTCCCGCATGTTATTTCACGTTCCTGTGATGGTATACTATAAATGAATGTATTGATTCCTCCCGCATGTTATTTCACGTTCCTGTGATGGTATACTATAAATGAATGTATTGATTCCTCCCGTTATTTCATGTTGGTGTACTATAAATGAATGTATTGATTCCTCCCGCATGTTATTTCGTTCCTGTGATGGTATACTATAAATGAATGTATTGATTCCTCCCGCATGTTATTTCACGTTCCTGTGATGGTGTACTATAAATGAATGTATTGATTCCTCCCGCATGTTATTTCACGTTCCTGTGATGGTATCCTGAATGATGGTTCCTCCCTCATACTATAAAAATGAATGTATTGATTCCTCCCGCATGTTATTTCACGTTCCTGTGATGGTATACTATAAATGAATGTATATGTTAATGGTAACTATAAATGAATGTATTGATTCCTCCCGCATGTTATTTCACGTTCCTGTGATGGTATACTATAAATGAATGTATTGATTCCTCCCGCATGTTATTTCACGTTCCTGTGATGGTATACTATAAATGAATGTATTGATTCCTCCCGCATGTTATTTCACGTTCCTGTGATGGTATACTATAAATGAATGTATTGATTCCTCCCGCATGTTATTTCACGTTCCTGTGATGGTATACTATAAATGAATGTATTGATTCCTCCCGCATGTTATTTCACGTTCCTGTGATGGTGTACTATAAATGAATGTATTGATTCCTCCCGCATGTTATTTCACGTTCCTGTGATGGTATACTATAAATGAATGTATTGATTCCTCCCGCATGTTATTTCACGTTCCTGTGATGGTATACTATAAATGAATGTATTGATTCCTCCCTATAAATGAATGTATTGATTCCTCCCGCATGTTATTTCACGTTCCTGTGATGGTGTACTATAAATGAATGTATTGATTCCTCCCGCATGTTATTTCACGTTCCTGTGATGGTGTACTATAAATGAATGTATTGATTCCTCCCGCATGTTATTTCACGTTCCTGTGATGGTATACTATAAATGAATGTATTGATTCCTCCCGCATGTTATTTCACGTTCCTGTGATGGTATACTATAAATGAATGTATTGATTCCTCCCGCATGTTATTTCACGTTCCTGTGATGGTATACTATAAATGAATGTATTGATTCCTCCCGCATGTTATTTCACGTTCCTGTGATGGTGTACTATAAATGAATGTATTGATTCCTCCCGCATGTTATTTCACGTTCCTGTGATGGTGTACTATAAATGAATGTATTGATTCCTCCCGCATGTTATTTCACGTTCCTGTGATGGTTACTATAAATGAATGTATTGATTCCTCCCGCATGTTATTTCACGTTCCTGTGATGGTATACTATAAATGAATGTATTGATTCCTCCCGCATGTTATTTCACGTTCCTGTGATGGTATACTATAAATGAATGTATTGATTCCTCCCGCATGTTATTTCACGTTCCTGTGATGGTATACTATAAATGAATGTATTGATTCCTCCCGCATGTTATTTCACGTTCCTGTGATGGTATACTATAAATGAATGTATTGATTCCTCCCGCATGTTATTTCACGTTCCTGTGATGGTATACTATAAATGAATGTATTGATTCCTCCCGCATGTTATTTCACGTTCCTGTGATGGTGTACTATAAATGAATGTATTGATTCCTCCCGCATGTTATTTCACGTTCCTGTGATGGTGTACTATAAATGAATGTATTGATTCCTCCCGCATGTTATTTCACGTTCCTGTGATGGTGTACTATAAATGAATGTATTGATTCCTCCCGCATGTTATTTCACGTTCCTGTGATGGTATACTATAAATGAATTTATTGATTCCTCCCTCATGTTATTTCACGTTCCTGTGATGGTGTACTATAAATGAATGTATTGATTCCTCCCGCATGTTATTTCACGTTCCTGTGATGGTGTAC of Oncorhynchus gorbuscha isolate QuinsamMale2020 ecotype Even-year linkage group LG15, OgorEven_v1.0, whole genome shotgun sequence contains these proteins:
- the LOC123997548 gene encoding prostaglandin reductase 3-like; the protein is MSTSFLLRNGKRVFSVIGGECRGTDALSRVHFVSRRFIIDLSYSTHFMDFKGSSIPSSMKKLVVTKLSQNFRDAVALQTVPVPTPGDGDLLVRNRFVGINASDINYSAGRYDPSVKPPFDAGFEGIGEVVGLGLSASARYTIGDTVAYFADGAFAEYTVIPMIKTVSVPAVKPEFLTLLLSGATAYIAMKRLGDLVKGETVLVTAAAGGTGQFAVQFAKQAGCHVVGTCSSNEKAGFLKTIGCDRPINYTSEDLSATLRKEYPQGLDVVYESIGGRIFDMAVNNLANKGRLIVIGFISGYQTASGVPAVKGGTLPMKLLEKSASVRGFFLPHFLSDYKEAMGSMMQMFAKGKLVCEVDCGDMAPEGRFMGLESVFRAVDYMYAGKNVGKVVVEMTPPSLDSKL